The Chloracidobacterium sp. nucleotide sequence GTCGAATGCCAATTGGTACGTCTATCAGTCTTCGACAAGCTCGACCGTGCAGACGCAATACGGCCTTTCGACCGACAAGCCCGCTCCGGCTGATCTGGACGGCGACGGCAAGGCCGACCTGACGGTCTGGCGTCTGAGCAACACGACCTTTTACACACTACGGAGCAGCGACACTACCACCCAATCGGCAGTAATGTCATTCTCAGGTTACACGCTCACCTCGGGCGACAAGGTCGTCTCAGCCGACTTCGACGGTGACGGCAAGGCCAATTACGCAATCCGCAGCGGATCAAGCTGGCTGATGCTGGATTCGGCGTTCGCCAATATGACGGTCGTCACACCGAGCGGCGACCAATCCTCAGACATCCCTGTCCAAAACGACTTCGACGGCGATGGCAAGGTCGATATCGCTGTCTGGCGGGACTGGTACATACGCAAATCGGGATCGTCCAACGCCCTCCGCGAAGAAGCCTGGGGCACCTCCGGCGATACACCCGTCCCATCACTCTGGAGAAGATAAAGGAGGCTCTCAATGAAAAAACTCACACTCTCAATCATCATCCCAATAATTGCGATCCTTCTTCTTGTCTCTACCGGTTTGCCACAAGAGAAGACTGCGATAAGTGTCGATCAATCTCTTAAAAGCAACGGTCGGGTCAATCCGGTCTCGCTCGCTCTAGAAATGCAGATTCCGCTGGCCGCCTATCCAGGCAGGGGAATGGGCCTCCCTGTCGGTTTAAGCTATTCGTCTAAGCTCTGGAGGATGTCAAGTCGGATTAGCTATCCGAATTCTCCTAATCCTTCGGGTTGTCATTCTGTTAGCGCGGCGGAATATAGTGAAACTTCGGCATCTGGGTGGACTTCGACTCTTAGTGTTCCGTACATGGAATATACCGGAGTAGATAATCTATACAATTTTAATGGAGATCCCGCGGGCGATTCAGGTGGATGTGGTGGATCCGGTGTTGATGCGACTAAAATGGTCAGACGCATTACGATAAATATGCCCGATGGTTCCTCTCATGAACTGAGACCAGATGACACGGTTGTGAATATTACCACCTCGCTCGGAGCGGCAGCCTTGGCCTCACTTTACGGAGACACTCATTTTTATTCGACAGACGGCTCAAATCTGATTTATTTCGAAGACACCACGCATGGCAAATATATCCTTCTAATGCCGGACGGAAGTAAGATGGAGTTCCAAACAGGCCTTTCCGTATTAGGCTCGGGCACTTCACCTGATAGAACTGTCAGATACGCAACGACCTTAACGGATAAGACTGAATTGAATGTCATTACTTATCACTTAGGAACGGGATCAGGTACGTACCCGAACGGGTCTATTACGGACACATTAGGACGCACGATCCCGATTCCGTTGGCGCGCAAAGCTCCAGCTTCTCCTACCACCGATGAAGCGCCGCAGTCCTATGTAGTACCTGGTTTCGGTGAAGATACGCTTACCTACAAGCTTCATTGGAAGAAATTACAGGATACAACTGCCGAAGAGAGCGGGCTGACAAACTATTCCGATCAGCTTTGTTATCGTTCGCCGGGCGACCACTATTCTGGTGCTCCACAGGTTCCGACGGGAGGATGCACGCTTTTTAACAATGGCGACATTGTTCCAAGCTCTTACGTTGTTACTGATATCGCCAATGGCGTATTCAATCCGATCGTGTTAACAAAGGTGGAATTGCCCGACGGTCGTTTCTATAAATTTTCGTATGACAAATATGGGCAGATGGACAAGATCATCTATCCCACAGGTGGAATTGAGACGGTTACTTATGGCACGGTACCGTCACTTGCACCACCAGACGCTTCGTCGCCGTATGACATCACCGCACAGGCGAACTTGGGCGTTACTACTCGCAGCGTTTACGAATCGAGCGGCGCGACTGCAATTAATTGGACCTATTCCGCTACCGGAGGTTATACAACGCCTATTTCGTCGTTAACCGGCCTACGGGTTAGGACGATAAATCCCGACAGTACAAAGCACGATCGATTCGTATTTCGGACATTCGGTAATTGCTCGGGATGCAATGATCCCGCTAACAACACCTATGCTCTCGGTACTTTTGGATATGACACCGGATTGGCGGGAATGACATACGAAGAGTCGGACTACACATCCGCAACGACCGACACGTTAATTTCTACCACGAAAACTACATGGGAACTTACAGGTTTTACTATTTCAAACGGGACAGCGGCACATGACGCCGACTGGCATCCAAGAGTAAGTAAGGTCGAGGGAATTGTATATGACGTCGGAACATCATCTGCACTGTCCTCAGCGGTCACAACCGACTATGACGGTTCAAGTGCAAGATCGAGCGCACTTAATCCTACGATTACGAAGCAATACGGGTTTAGCACGACGATCGGTTCGCTTGGCAGTCTTGAGAAGTCAGTTGAGACGCAGTACGTTGTCGGCACGACCTATGACGCAAAGAACCTTAGGAGTTTGCCGTCCCTAGTGTTGACGCTCGATGCGTCCAATAACATAAAGTCCAAATCGATCATGAACTACGATGAGTCGGGCTACGGAGTCTCGGGCAAGATCGGATTTCCGACACGCACGCTCAACTATTACGACATAGCGAGCAATCTGTATGTCGATTCCTGGATAACCTACGATGTGTACGGCAACGTAACTGCGATTAAGGATGGCCGGGGTAACGTCTCGACTGTGACCTTTGACAGCACTTATCATACGTATCCGGTTTCGACGACAAGTCCTGTTCCCGATTCGACTGGCACACACGGTTCGAGTACCGCATTTACTACATCGACGACCTACGATACATCGACCGGTTTACCGACCTCGACGACTGATGTAAACGGGCAGACAACGACTATGTCGTATGCTGATCCGACCACGTCGATCATCGATCCGTTGCTGCGGCTTCGAAAAGTAACAGAGCCGAACGGCCGACAGACGATAACGGAATATGGAGCAGGCACCAGTGCGTCCACGAACTGGGTCAAGGCCAAGTCGCAGATCGATGACACCAAATGGAAGGAAGGGTATAGTTGGTTTGACGGGCTTGGACGAACGATTCGGAGCCAATCGGTCGATACCGCGGGCGATGTGTTCGTGATAACCTGCTACGACAATATGGGTAGAGCCGCGAAAGCAACCAATCCGTTCCGAGGGTTTACCACTCAGGACTGCTCGACGACAACGGGACTCGATTGGACGACGAATACATTTGACACAGCGGGCCGCCCTTGGAAGGTGACGACGCCGGATGGTGCGGTTGTCCAGACAGACTACTCGCTCGCCACATCCGGCAGCGAGATCGGTACGGCAGTTACCGTCACGGATCAAGCCGGAAAGCTTCGGCGTTCGATAACAAATGGATTGGGCCAGCTTATAAGAGTTGACGAACCGGACGACAGCAGTTCGACGGGAGATTTAGGTGCGATTTCGAGTCCTAATCAAAAGACGACCTACGCATACGACACGCTCAACAATCTGACCACGGTCAATCAGGGAGCTCAGACGCGGACATTCGCTTACGACGCAACATCGCGTCTAACTTCCGCCGCTAATCCAGAGTCCGGTACGATCGGCTACACGTATGATGCGAACGGCGGTCTAGCAACCAAGACCGATGCCAGAGGCGTCAAGACGACCTACACCTACGATGCACTCAACCGCGTAACCAATCGAGCGTATTCGCTGACTGGTTCAACGCCGTCGAACTATCAGGCAACGCCCGATGTCGATTACTACTACGACAGCGTGACAAATGCGAAAGGGAAATTGACAAAAGTATCTTCGTCCACCTCGACAACCGAATACACGTCATTCGACATCTTAGGAAGAGTGACGGCTAGCAAGCAGACAACCGATGGTGTCGAATATGGGGGAAGTGGCTCTCCGGCCGCTATGACCTACACATACAATCTTAGCGGTGCGTTGATGGAAGAAACTTATCCTTCTGGTCGTGTTGTGAAGAACGAATTGGACGTAAGCGGTGACCTGAGTCAAGTATCTAGCAAAGAAAACTCATCAGCAATATTCAAGACTTACGCCAATGATTTCACCTACAGCGCTGCTGGAGCGGTGACTTCGTTGAAACTCGGTAACGGCAGATTCGAGTCAACGCAGTTCAATTCACGCCTCCAACCAACGCAGATCGCTCTTGGAGCCTCGGTTGGTGATACGGGTTTGTTGAAGTTGGCTTATGGATACGGAACAACTGCAAATAATGGGAACGTTTTGACGCAGGACATTACGGTGAAGCGTCCGGGGACGAGTGATCTTGTTTTCAATCAGACCTATACGTACGACGAACTGAATCGGCTGAGAGTGGCTGAGGAAAAGACTGGTTCGACGACCAATTGGAAGCAGACTTTCACGTTCGACCGATACGGTAATCGGCGTTTTGATGAAGCCAATACTACAATGCCCACGTCATTCGCAAACCAGGCGTTGACGAATCCGACGATCTCGACGAGTAACAATCGTCTGACTTCGACAGGCTGGACGTACGATGCCGCAGGCAACACAATCGGCGATCCTGATGGCCGCAGTTTCACCTACGACGGCGAGAACAAACAGGCTGAGGTCAAAAACTCGTCAAACGTAAGCCTCGGCCAATACTCGTATGACGGCGATGGGAAGCGGGTTAAGAAGGTCGCGGGTGATGAGGTGACGATCTTTGTGTACGACGCGAGCGGAAAATCTATTGCGGAATATTCGACAATCGTGGCTTCGGTCGAAGATGCAAAAGTCGCGTATCTAACCGCCGACCACCTCGGCTCCCCACGCATCAACACCGACCGCGACGGCAATGTCACCGCTCGCCACGACTACCACCCGTTCGGCGAAGAAATTCTCACGACTCAACGCACAACCGCCCTAAATTACGCCGCTGATACGGTAAGAAAACAATTCACCGGCTATGAACGGGACCGGGAGACGGAGCTCGATTTCGCTCAAGCGAGATATTTTGCATCAGGATTTGGAAGATTTTCAAGTCCAGATGACTTCCTAAATGATACGGACCCACCAGATCCGCAGGGTTGGAATCTCTATGTCTATGTAAGAAACAATCCGCTTCGGCTTGTTGATCCAGATGGTCAGATTAAAAAAGATAAGAATGGAAAGGTGATCTTTGACAAGACTGACGAGGTCCAGTCTGAGTTTTATAATCAACCGGTACTCGATAGCTCCGGGAAGCAAATCGGAACGATTAAGATCACATGGAAGGCCGATCGTGGGCACATCTACGCGGACGATGGGACCAAGATTGAGGCATTTAAGAACGGAAAAATGGAAGTTACCGTTACAGACGCTAGTGGAAACGTTCTCTCTGCCGAGTCTCAGGCATTAGAAAAGGACTTACAGGCAAAGGGATTCAACAACACCACGGATTGTCACGGTAATACCTTCGCTAACGGTGAGGTATGGATAAACGACAACCAAGTGGAAAAATTAATGAAGGGGGATGGCTACGACATAAAGAATCCTACCTCAAATCCGCAACCGGGTGACGTCGGCATATACTCCACCGACGGATCACTCAAGAATACGCGGCACAGTGTCTTAGTGAATGTGACAGGAACGGATGCGGCAGGAAGCACCGATGTTTTCAGTGTAATAAGCAAAGGTGGAATTACACCAAAGGTTGTCACTACTCCAGGGCCGGGGCGAGGCACCGCGTGGAACGATCCAAACGCCAAACTTCAGTATTACTCTAAGCGAACGAATGCGGCGGGGAAAAAACCATGAATACAATCAAGACAAACCGGACCCATGCGATAATGAAGATGGTGGGCTTTTATGTCCTGTTATTCGTATTGGTCTACAGCAACACTATGATGGCTGAAGCGCAGATGAAATCGAACTGCTGCAATTATTGGAAATCGAAGGTTTCTGAGGCAATTCCGACTCCCGAGCGATCGAGCGAAAAACATAATTCAGAGTCCGAGAGCATACTTGCTGCAATAGAGTGTTTGCTTACGATGGAAGGCGACAAGAGTAGAGCGAGATTTAGTGGAGCCACCCGCTTTGATACGTCTCAGACATTTGAACCGGCGACATCGGACGTTGGGGCACTTTACTACATATCCTTCCTATACCTAAAAAAGTGGGATCATTCCAATGCCGTAGCTCTTGTCGATAAAGATAACCGCTTGAACCATCCCGAGTCAATTTCCATCGCCTACCGGGCTTATCGTAAGTGGTTCAAAAAAATTAAAGACGAAGGGATCACTAAGGCACGGGAACAGAAATTGGATCCGCTGGAAGGTACTGGAATACGATGGTACTAAATTATTCTCTACGGAATACACTGCGTTTGACATCTTAGGACGTGTGACGGCTCACAAACAAACAACCGACGGAGCGGCTTACACAACCGGCTACGCCTATAACCTTTCGGGTGCGTTGATCGAAGAAACCTACCCAAGCGGGCGGGTTGTGAAGAATACGTTGGATGCGGATGGCAGTTTGGCACAGGTGCAGAGCAAGAAGAATTCGTCTGACTTCTACCGTCCTTACGCGTCGAATTTTGCATACAACGCTGCCGGTGCGGTGACGAGCATGAAGCTTGGGAACGGCCGTTGGGAGAACACGGCGTTCAACTCTCGGCTCCAGCCGACGATGATCGGTCTTGGCAACGGCCCGACGGGTCAGGGCCTTCTAAAGCTTGAGTACGAGTATGGTTCGACCGCTGCGGTGAACAACGGCAACATCACAAAGCAGACGATCACTGTTCCCGGTTTTGCTCATCCGTTTGTTCAGACGTACACCTACGACGAACTGAACCGTATCTCGAACGCCGAAGAAGCGAGCAACTCAACTCAGACGTGGGAGCAGACTTTCACATACGACCGTTACGGCAACCGCAACTTTGACGAGGCGAACACGACTACACTGCCAAAGAACTGCGGGACATCGCCGAACTTCACGGTCTGCACGGCTGACAAGAAGATGGTGGATCCGGCTGTGAACACCGCAAATAATCGTCTGAGTACGTCCGACGACTATGCTTTCGACACTGCGGGCAATACGACCGACGACGCCGAAGGCCGGACGTTCGTTTACGATGCCGAGAACAAGCAGATCGCTGTTGCTGACGGCAACGGCACGATCGGCGAATATTTCTACGACGGCGACGGCAAGCGTGTGAAGAAGGTCGTTCCCTCGACCGGTGAAGAAACGATCTTTGCCTACGATGCCGCGGGCAAACTGATCGGCGAATACTCGACGATCCTCCAAACCGGCTCGAACGCAAAGACGGTTTACACAACAAACGACCACCTGGGCAGCCCCCGCATCAACACCGACGCCACCGGCCAAGTCACCTCCCGCCACGACTACCATCCCTTCGGCGAAGAAATTTATACGGCCCAAAGAACAACCGGATTAAACTATTCTGCGGATTCTGTCAGGAACCAATTCACCGGCTATGAACGTGACGGAGAGACGGGTCTCGATTTTGCCAAAGCTCGAATGTATTCGAACAAACTTGGACGGTTTATGACGACCGATCCATCAAGGAAAAGTATTGATATGGTAAGCCCTCAGACATGGAATCGTTACTCATATTGCTACAACAATCCATTAACCTTAATTGATGAAAATGGTAAATGGCCGACAGGCACTCATAATAGAATTCTTGCCAAAGCTCTTGACGGAATGAGAGATGATGCACCTAAACTGCTCGCAGCGGTACAGAGCGGTAGCAGGAAAGTCGACCGTGATGGCACGGACGTAAAAACCATGAAAGAGTCAAATGCGCCTCAACATGCCATGACACCGGCAAGTTACATTACGGCTTCTTGTAACTTGGATTGTGCAAAAGGAATGGCTCGTCAAGCAGCGTACGATTTTGTCGCAGGAAATCTTAAGAGTGCCAAAGCCGAATTCGATAAAGTAAAAAACATGGCTGATGGAGACGCAAAGTTTGAAGGAATTAAAAAATCCTTGGAATTTTTTGGAGCAGCTACACATGCGATAATGGACAACCGCTCCCCAGCTCATAGTAATTTCCAAGTTTTCGATGGCAGTGAAACTACTAAAATTGTTGCGGGAACAGTTATAGGCGGTGTATTGGGTGGGCCAATTGGAGCGGCCGCCGGAGCGGCAGTTGGAGGACGAAATACCTTGGCCCATATTAATACCGAATCTAGAGACCCGACGGACGATGAGCAAAACGCTATGGAAGATGAAATTAGAACGGCTTTCCAGCAAGTGTACGGACAAGACTCGTACAATAATTCCGTATCCGAATCACAACGAAGAGAAACTGCAGGAAGGCAAAAATCGAAAGATATGCTGATACCATGAAAAGATTATTAGCGACAATTTTGTTGATTCTGAGTCTGGTTATGATTGGCCTCATCCATTTTGAAACGGTTACCGTTCCAAAATGGAGAGTCAAAGTAGTTGATTCAAATGAAGTTCCAATGCCAAAAATAGAGCTTGTTGAATCCTGCGAAAACTATACGCTATCTGTGGATCCGTGTCTTGATGCTCCAGACCGGCTTTTAACGACAGATAAAAATGGAATTGTAGCATTTTCGGAGAGACGCGTTCGAATGAATTTATGGTTAAGGGTATTCAATTCCGTGATCAACTTTTTATTGATTCTTACTCATGGTAGTTACGGAACTGATGCGTATGTATTGGCATCGGGTTCTAATGCTGAGTTACGGTTTGATCCGAATAAACCGCAACCCCAAATTTTAAAGTTACCTGCTGTCGGTAGCCCGAAAGAATGAGCTAAGGCAATGCGATAATGCAATTCTGTTCCATAAAAACCGACGCCCGTTATGGAAATCGCAACTCTAACGAATCGCTAACGACAATGCCCGCATCGTTCGCAAATCCTGCGGTTACGAATCCGACGATAAGCACCACAACGAACCGGATCACGGCAAGCGGCTGGACATACGATGCCGCAGGCAACACCCTAACCGACGCCAACAGCCAAGGCTACATCTAGGGGAACGGGGTCAGACATGCGATCGTGCGATTCGTGAAGTTGTGGTAGAGTGCTTGTCAAATGGCAAGGAGACCTAGGGTTGAGATCGAGGGCGGGCTTTATCACGGAAAGAATAAGCGTATCATTACAGCAAAGGAGGTGTTCATACTGTTCGGCAAGGAATCAGGTGCGACCATCACCGAGATGTCCGGGATCGTCGGCCTCGACCAGTCAAACGCCGGCCGCCGATTCGACGCCGCGAGACAGAAATGCAAGACCGATCCGGAGTTCGAAAGCACATCGAAGAAAGTTCAGGAGAAGTACAAACAAAGAATCGCACAATCGCATGTCTGATGCTATGAAGTGTTGACCTCGCGGGAGTCGAGTTTTTGTGTAAACTCGAATTCTGACAAAAGAATAACAACCCGCGAGATCAACAATGGCAGTATACATTGGGGTTGACTTTCATCCATATGAGCAGACGCTTGCTTTTGTGGATGAAGCGGATGGAGAGATCAGATATAAGCGGTTTCTTCATAGCGATAAGGCGGGGATAAAGGCGTTTTACCGCAAGTGCGGAAAGGACGCGGTTATTGGAACGGAGGCCACGGGATCGCTGTGGTGGTTTGAGAAGTTGCTCTTTGACAATGGAATGACGCTCAAGATCGGAGACCCTAGGATGATCCGTCGAGCAGCATTATCGAGACACAAGAACGACCACAGGGATGCGGAGACGATCCTGGATCTATTGATGCGCGGGACATTTCCGGCGATCACGCCGAGGGAAGATTGGGGGTCATCTATGAAGTAAGTACTCAAGTCAAGCGCACGGGTATTATGGCATCTTTGGGATGCGATTGGTGCGTTTGATTGGGTGACAAAAGAGAACAACCGGCGCCTCCATTATTAGTTAGATTCTTTCAGATACGCACCGCTGTAATTAGCGAATGCCATCATCTATTCGTGCACAGCTTCGTTCGAGCGGCTGGCTACATGAAACCTGATCGGCTCATCTCGAACTATATCGAGATGGCTGGCCGTACCATCAGACCTTCAGAGACTGAGCGGGTTTCCCCGTCACCTCTCCTGACCCCTCGTACAAACCAACTTCGCCCCGCCGTGTAAACTCCTCGTAGCTGATATTGTCACGAAGCATGACATAACAGTTAATGAGAAGCTTACGGGCCGCTGCAACTTTTGCTTTCGGGCGGCCTCTACGACGGCTAACCTCGGAATAGAACTTCCGTATCTTCTTATCGCGACTTGCCTGGGCTGCCTGCCCGAGCAGGTACCTTGCGAGCCGCGAACCTCGCTTGCTGATCGAACCGATCCGCCTCGTCTCGCCTGAGCTTTTCTCCAACGGGTCGAGTCCTACAAATGCCACGACCTCTTCCTTACGGCGAAAGCGTCGAACATCGCCGAGCGTGTGAACAAGTGCCATGGCGTTGATCAGCCCGATGCCGGGATGCGTCATTAGCAATTGAGCACGCTCTTCCTTATTCGCCTCTTCCTCGAGCCTCGCCTCCACGGCCTTGATCTGGCGTGTCAGCTCGTCGCAAAGAACAAATCGAGAGCTGACCAGAAGCCGCTCGACCTGTGTCGTCTCAACCTCCTCGATCTTCTTTCTCGCCTTTACCGCCGGCAAACGGAACCGTGGCAAGCCCTTCGATCGTGCGAACGCCTGCAGCTGATTCACCACCGATGTCCGCTTGCTCACCAATGAGTGACGATAGTTCAGCAGATCGAGCATCTCTCGGCTCTGCTCGTTCCTC carries:
- a CDS encoding RHS repeat protein is translated as MEFQTGLSVLGSGTSPDRTVRYATTLTDKTELNVITYHLGTGSGTYPNGSITDTLGRTIPIPLARKAPASPTTDEAPQSYVVPGFGEDTLTYKLHWKKLQDTTAEESGLTNYSDQLCYRSPGDHYSGAPQVPTGGCTLFNNGDIVPSSYVVTDIANGVFNPIVLTKVELPDGRFYKFSYDKYGQMDKIIYPTGGIETVTYGTVPSLAPPDASSPYDITAQANLGVTTRSVYESSGATAINWTYSATGGYTTPISSLTGLRVRTINPDSTKHDRFVFRTFGNCSGCNDPANNTYALGTFGYDTGLAGMTYEESDYTSATTDTLISTTKTTWELTGFTISNGTAAHDADWHPRVSKVEGIVYDVGTSSALSSAVTTDYDGSSARSSALNPTITKQYGFSTTIGSLGSLEKSVETQYVVGTTYDAKNLRSLPSLVLTLDASNNIKSKSIMNYDESGYGVSGKIGFPTRTLNYYDIASNLYVDSWITYDVYGNVTAIKDGRGNVSTVTFDSTYHTYPVSTTSPVPDSTGTHGSSTAFTTSTTYDTSTGLPTSTTDVNGQTTTMSYADPTTSIIDPLLRLRKVTEPNGRQTITEYGAGTSASTNWVKAKSQIDDTKWKEGYSWFDGLGRTIRSQSVDTAGDVFVITCYDNMGRAAKATNPFRGFTTQDCSTTTGLDWTTNTFDTAGRPWKVTTPDGAVVQTDYSLATSGSEIGTAVTVTDQAGKLRRSITNGLGQLIRVDEPDDSSSTGDLGAISSPNQKTTYAYDTLNNLTTVNQGAQTRTFAYDATSRLTSAANPESGTIGYTYDANGGLATKTDARGVKTTYTYDALNRVTNRAYSLTGSTPSNYQATPDVDYYYDSVTNAKGKLTKVSSSTSTTEYTSFDILGRVTASKQTTDGVEYGGSGSPAAMTYTYNLSGALMEETYPSGRVVKNELDVSGDLSQVSSKENSSAIFKTYANDFTYSAAGAVTSLKLGNGRFESTQFNSRLQPTQIALGASVGDTGLLKLAYGYGTTANNGNVLTQDITVKRPGTSDLVFNQTYTYDELNRLRVAEEKTGSTTNWKQTFTFDRYGNRRFDEANTTMPTSFANQALTNPTISTSNNRLTSTGWTYDAAGNTIGDPDGRSFTYDGENKQAEVKNSSNVSLGQYSYDGDGKRVKKVAGDEVTIFVYDASGKSIAEYSTIVASVEDAKVAYLTADHLGSPRINTDRDGNVTARHDYHPFGEEILTTQRTTALNYAADTVRKQFTGYERDRETELDFAQARYFASGFGRFSSPDDFLNDTDPPDPQGWNLYVYVRNNPLRLVDPDGQIKKDKNGKVIFDKTDEVQSEFYNQPVLDSSGKQIGTIKITWKADRGHIYADDGTKIEAFKNGKMEVTVTDASGNVLSAESQALEKDLQAKGFNNTTDCHGNTFANGEVWINDNQVEKLMKGDGYDIKNPTSNPQPGDVGIYSTDGSLKNTRHSVLVNVTGTDAAGSTDVFSVISKGGITPKVVTTPGPGRGTAWNDPNAKLQYYSKRTNAAGKKP
- a CDS encoding transposase yields the protein MAVYIGVDFHPYEQTLAFVDEADGEIRYKRFLHSDKAGIKAFYRKCGKDAVIGTEATGSLWWFEKLLFDNGMTLKIGDPRMIRRAALSRHKNDHRDAETILDLLMRGTFPAITPREDWGSSMK
- a CDS encoding IS110 family transposase; the encoded protein is MRGTFPAITPRNEQSREMLDLLNYRHSLVSKRTSVVNQLQAFARSKGLPRFRLPAVKARKKIEEVETTQVERLLVSSRFVLCDELTRQIKAVEARLEEEANKEERAQLLMTHPGIGLINAMALVHTLGDVRRFRRKEEVVAFVGLDPLEKSSGETRRIGSISKRGSRLARYLLGQAAQASRDKKIRKFYSEVSRRRGRPKAKVAAARKLLINCYVMLRDNISYEEFTRRGEVGLYEGSGEVTGKPAQSLKV